From Helicobacter sp. MIT 99-5507:
TTGAGCAATGCTGAACTTAATGGAAAACTAATAGAAGATAGAGTAATTAAAAGTAAAAAAGTTGAGTTAGATTCAAATGAGATAGAAATTAGGATTGTATAAATGAAAGAAAACTGGATTAGATTTGAAGAATTTCTAAATATCACAGGACTTAATGCAGAACAAGCAAAAAAAATGATTACAAGCAATCAAATAAATGCTAAATACATCAATGATGCTTTGTATGTTGATAGCATTAGTGGCACAAATGCACTCATAAAAACTACACAAAATACGCTTGTAGCAAAAAGCTTGGATTCTGATTTTGTAGAACAAAGCATTGGAACTATATTAAATTTGCATGAAAAAGTCGTAGAAGCAAAAAATGAAACGATTCTAGCGATAAAAAATGAAAATCAATTTCTAAAAGATTCTCTACTTAGTGCAAAAGAAGCCCAAATGGATGATAAAAAGATGATTGAGAATCTCCGCATAGAATTAGAGCAAAAAAAACAAGAATTAGAATCTATAAACAGAAAATACAAGCTTATGTGGGGTAAAACACTAAATAAAACTAATAATATCTAAGGATTTTTTTTGAATCTAAAAAATGAATGCAAAATATGCCTATATCATCAAATTAAACGTTTTTTAAATGGTAAAAATGAAGAAATACTAGATGTAATAAAAAATAAAATTGAAAAGTTAGATACAAATTTACCCCCACCACAAGCTGCTATAAAGATATATGAAATCCTAGCTAAGAATCTAAAATGTGATGATCCATACAAACAAATAAAACAAGATTCTATTAATCTTGCAAAAATAATTAGCAAAACCCTAAGAGCAAATACCCTATCTCAAGCACTCAAAGCCTCTGTAATTGGAAATGCTATTGATTATGGTTCGCAAAATAGCGAAGATATTCAATATGCCTTACAAAAAACAATGAATGAAGAATTTGCAATCAATGATATTGATAAATTTAAAAATGCCCTACTCCGAGCAAAAAATATACTTTTTATCGCAGATAATGCTGGTGAAAATTATTTTGATGAAATATTGCTTAGATTTATAAAACAACATTATGACATAACAATCACCTATGCCGTGCGAGGAAAACCAATCATAAATGATTTAACGCTAAATGATATAAAAGAGCATAAAAGTTTATTTGAAATATGCAATGTAATAGATAGCGGTGTGCCATCTCCGGGTTTTATATATGATTTTGCAAATGACGAAGCAAAAAAATATTTTGACAATGCATCAATCATATTTGCAAAAGGTATGGGGAATTTTGAATGTTTAGAATCTATAAAAGACAAAAGATTGTTTTTATTGTTCAAAATAAAATGTAGCGTAGTTAGCGAATTTACAGGACAGATTCAAAATAAATTAATTTTTCTAAATAATTATTAGCTTTTAAGAATAGATTCAAAAAAAAAATGTTTAAATTCTATTTACTTTTACTCTACTGGAGTTAAAAGAAATTGTTATTAAGAAGGAGTTTGGAATGAAAAGAAGTGGATTTAGTATGATTGAGTTGGTTTTCGTTATCGTTATACTAGGGGTTTTAGCAGCAGTTGCTGTGCCTAGATTTGTAACAACAAGGACAGATGCACAAGTGGCAATGGCAAGAAGTGATATTGCTTCTGTATTAAAAGCAATCCCTGCAAGAGTATTTGCAGAAAATATTGACCCTACAGCATCAACTCCTACTGGATTTAGTTCATGGGGTGATTGGATGATAGATACAGGAGGATTAGATAGAGGTAGATGGAAAGCCGGAACAGGTGGTGGTGGAGCAAAGGGTCCTGGAATCGAACCACTTGGTAATGTTGTAACACAAAGTGGAAGCAATCAAACTGGTGGATGTGGACATATTATTCAGTTAGATACAACTACAGGAAATCTAATTTTTGATCCAAACCAAATAAGCGGTGTAAATGGCGGTCCAAATAGCGGTGGAAATAGTGGAACATTCTGCAAAGCACTAAAAGAATCTTATCCAAGTGGTTCAAATAGAATCATCCCACTTGCTACAACTGGAGCTGTAAAATTCTAAATATTCTTAAAAGATTCTAGCTTAAGCTAGAATCTAAAAACTACTTAGATTCTAACATTGTTAAAAACATCTTATAACTTCCCCAAGATTCTACAATTTGTGGGCATTTTTCTTTTAGATGTATAATTTGTTTTTCAATAACTTCTGCTAAATCATATGCTACCTTAGGGTGTGCCTCCAAAGTTGAAATAAATACTTCTAAAGTAACTTTATTATCAATATATAATTTAGTTTTATCATATATCATTTTTATTTGAGAATCTATAATCTTAAAAAGCTCACTATACAATGTATCAGGGAAGTGCTTTGAGGTCGTAGATATATAAAATTTATTATTTGGAAAAAGGTGATGGGTGTAGTCTTTTTTGATATACAAACATTTATCTTTAGCATGATAAAGTGGAAACGCATCACTTGAACTAAAATGCCCCTCAAAAACACTTACAAAAATTTTATGTCCATTTATTGTAAGCGTTATAGGCATAACTCGCGTTAGCCAGTCATTAACGCGTATATTAAAATCTTGATTTTTTGGGAGGGAAAACCCAAGAAAAGAGGCTACTTTCTCCATACCACCCAAAGCAGATTCTCCTACTAACTCTTTCATATCGATATAGAGTATTTCTTTTACAAATGGCTCAATTTGTTTATAATTAGCATAAAAACCAATCGTTGTTGCATAGGGCACTGCTCCACTTGTTCTTAATGCTTGTAAGTGTGTAAGAATATACTCTGATGTATTTTGACATTTTGTATTATAATTTAAAGCAGAGATAAGTATATCTATAGGATCTCGCACAAGGCAAATAGTTGGCACTTTATGTGAAAGGTGAGTTTTTATCCATTGTGGTTTTTTAGGAGTAGCACCATCAAGCGTAATGCCCCAAGCAGCATAATCACTATTAAGCAATAATTCAGCTTTAAGAGCTAGTGAAAAGTCATTTGCTACTTCATCACGCAAAACATGCATACTAATAGGTAATACCCCCCCCCATATCAGCATTATAAGCAATATTATTTGTCTGTAAATTTTTTATACGCAAAAGCGAGATAAAATAAAGCAATGAGTGAAATCCAGCTCCATGCGTCCCAAGTGTAATAAATGAGTATGTTTTAGGAATATATAATTTATATACTCGTGAAATTAATGTAAGAAATAATTTTATATAAATCTTTGTAAGAAAAAAATTTAATCCATAACAATTGATAAAATCCTTGCATTTTTCATATTTGCTTTGTATAAAAGATAACATATACCTTCCTTTGATTTGGAGTAAAAGAATGAAAAAATAAAATTATAATATTAGATACTTTAGCATTATCTATTTTTACTCTAAAAAACCTAGAATCTAAATTTTTCTATTTTATTACTCTTTTAATAAGCTTTTTAAGGAAGTATTCAAAAAAAAAAATGTTTAAATTTCATTAACTTTTATCCTAAATGGATTTAAGGAATTTATTATTGGAGAAAGAAAATGAAAAGAAATGGATTTTCAATGATTGAATTAGTATTCGTTATCGTTATTTTAGGTGTGCTTGCTGCTGTTGCTGTGCCTAGATTCGTAACTACAAGGACAGATGCGCAAGTGGCAATGGCAAGAAGTGATATTGCTTCTACACTAAAAGCAATCCCTGCAAGAGTTTTTGCAGAAAACCTAGACCCTACACAATCAGCTCCTGCTGGATTTTCAAATTGGGGTGAGTGGATGATAGATACAGGAGGACTAGATAAAGGTAGATGGAAATCTGGTGGAAATGATATTCAACCACAAGGAAATGGAACAACAGCTAATAATGGACACACAACACACCAACAAGTTGGTTGTGGAAGTATTATATCAATAGAGCCTGCAACTGGAAACTTAATCTTTGACCCAAATAAAATTGCT
This genomic window contains:
- a CDS encoding DUF3972 domain-containing protein, which codes for MKENWIRFEEFLNITGLNAEQAKKMITSNQINAKYINDALYVDSISGTNALIKTTQNTLVAKSLDSDFVEQSIGTILNLHEKVVEAKNETILAIKNENQFLKDSLLSAKEAQMDDKKMIENLRIELEQKKQELESINRKYKLMWGKTLNKTNNI
- a CDS encoding DUF89 domain-containing protein, which encodes MNLKNECKICLYHQIKRFLNGKNEEILDVIKNKIEKLDTNLPPPQAAIKIYEILAKNLKCDDPYKQIKQDSINLAKIISKTLRANTLSQALKASVIGNAIDYGSQNSEDIQYALQKTMNEEFAINDIDKFKNALLRAKNILFIADNAGENYFDEILLRFIKQHYDITITYAVRGKPIINDLTLNDIKEHKSLFEICNVIDSGVPSPGFIYDFANDEAKKYFDNASIIFAKGMGNFECLESIKDKRLFLLFKIKCSVVSEFTGQIQNKLIFLNNY
- a CDS encoding type II secretion system protein gives rise to the protein MKRSGFSMIELVFVIVILGVLAAVAVPRFVTTRTDAQVAMARSDIASVLKAIPARVFAENIDPTASTPTGFSSWGDWMIDTGGLDRGRWKAGTGGGGAKGPGIEPLGNVVTQSGSNQTGGCGHIIQLDTTTGNLIFDPNQISGVNGGPNSGGNSGTFCKALKESYPSGSNRIIPLATTGAVKF
- a CDS encoding DUF2972 domain-containing protein; translation: MLIWGGVLPISMHVLRDEVANDFSLALKAELLLNSDYAAWGITLDGATPKKPQWIKTHLSHKVPTICLVRDPIDILISALNYNTKCQNTSEYILTHLQALRTSGAVPYATTIGFYANYKQIEPFVKEILYIDMKELVGESALGGMEKVASFLGFSLPKNQDFNIRVNDWLTRVMPITLTINGHKIFVSVFEGHFSSSDAFPLYHAKDKCLYIKKDYTHHLFPNNKFYISTTSKHFPDTLYSELFKIIDSQIKMIYDKTKLYIDNKVTLEVFISTLEAHPKVAYDLAEVIEKQIIHLKEKCPQIVESWGSYKMFLTMLESK
- a CDS encoding type II secretion system protein, with product MKRNGFSMIELVFVIVILGVLAAVAVPRFVTTRTDAQVAMARSDIASTLKAIPARVFAENLDPTQSAPAGFSNWGEWMIDTGGLDKGRWKSGGNDIQPQGNGTTANNGHTTHQQVGCGSIISIEPATGNLIFDPNKIAGTAANGGSGGTFCKALKESYPSGSNRIIPLATTGAVKF